Proteins from a genomic interval of Desulfovibrio piger:
- a CDS encoding metal-dependent hydrolase: MMSQILWYGHSAFNISCDDKHVVVDPFLTPASGTTAETIGPVDVVLVTHDHADHVGDAVAICKNTGAMLGAIVGTAQKLEAAGVPSAQLLNYIGFNMGGTVAHAGFEFTMTQAYHSSESGSPAGYIIRTPDGKHIYHAGDTCIFAGMELWGRLYPIDVALLPMGGVFTMDARQAALACKLLGCKQVIPMHWGTFPVLAQDTEAFKAELARVAPGCTCIDLLPGQSVQI, from the coding sequence ATCATGAGCCAGATCCTCTGGTACGGCCATTCGGCCTTCAATATCAGTTGTGATGACAAGCATGTCGTCGTGGACCCCTTCCTGACGCCCGCTTCCGGTACCACGGCCGAGACCATCGGCCCGGTGGACGTGGTGCTGGTCACCCATGACCATGCCGACCATGTGGGCGATGCCGTGGCCATCTGCAAGAACACCGGCGCCATGCTGGGCGCCATCGTGGGCACGGCCCAGAAGCTGGAGGCCGCCGGTGTGCCCTCGGCCCAGCTGCTCAACTACATCGGCTTCAACATGGGCGGTACCGTGGCCCACGCGGGCTTCGAATTCACCATGACCCAGGCGTATCACTCCAGCGAGTCGGGCTCCCCGGCGGGCTACATCATCCGCACGCCTGACGGCAAGCACATCTACCATGCGGGCGATACCTGCATCTTCGCGGGCATGGAACTGTGGGGCCGCCTCTACCCCATCGACGTGGCCCTGCTGCCCATGGGCGGCGTCTTCACCATGGATGCCCGCCAGGCGGCCCTGGCCTGCAAGCTGCTGGGCTGCAAACAGGTCATCCCCATGCACTGGGGCACCTTCCCGGTGCTGGCCCAGGATACGGAAGCCTTCAAGGCCGAACTGGCCCGCGTGGCTCCCGGCTGTACCTGCATCGACCTGCTGCCCGGCCAGTC